One Nocardioides luti DNA window includes the following coding sequences:
- a CDS encoding DUF6153 family protein: MTPRLRWSLVTPVLVVAGLFGMHGLGDHDAAHDAMAPMAAMTSVASGAVDAAAPTAHQAAASASHDGMAGMAMPLCVAILLGGLLAAYVVAVAGRRTPWALPRLAPARAPSPRSRAPDPPTPALLSVYRC; the protein is encoded by the coding sequence GTGACGCCCCGCCTGCGCTGGTCGCTGGTCACGCCCGTCCTGGTCGTGGCCGGCCTCTTCGGGATGCACGGGCTCGGCGACCACGACGCCGCCCACGACGCGATGGCGCCGATGGCCGCCATGACCTCCGTGGCCTCCGGGGCCGTCGACGCGGCGGCCCCCACCGCGCACCAGGCGGCCGCCTCCGCGTCGCACGACGGCATGGCCGGCATGGCGATGCCGCTGTGCGTGGCGATCCTGCTCGGCGGCCTGCTGGCGGCGTACGTCGTCGCGGTGGCCGGCCGACGTACTCCCTGGGCGCTCCCCCGGCTCGCCCCCGCGCGCGCACCGTCGCCGCGCAGCCGCGCCCCCGACCCACCGACGCCCGCGCTCCTGTCCGTGTACCGCTGCTGA
- a CDS encoding DUF305 domain-containing protein, with the protein MKHAPRLAALLTVAALALTACGGDDSADSSAGSTIPASQPFNDADVAFATDMIPHHAQALSMVDLTYKRDLDPAFEKLAGRILDAQGPEIEQMAGWLKDWDQPVPETGRDHSHADSGEEMDMGGSMPGMMTADEMQQLEDAPDADFETLWLQMMIQHHEGAITMAETEVADGEYADSVALARSIAQGQAAEVEGMKAMLAEQ; encoded by the coding sequence ATGAAGCACGCACCGCGCCTCGCCGCGCTCCTGACCGTCGCCGCGCTCGCCCTGACCGCCTGCGGCGGCGACGACTCCGCCGACTCCAGCGCCGGCAGCACCATCCCCGCGTCGCAGCCCTTCAACGACGCCGACGTCGCCTTCGCGACCGACATGATCCCGCACCACGCCCAGGCGCTCTCGATGGTCGACCTGACCTACAAGCGCGACCTCGACCCGGCGTTCGAGAAGCTCGCCGGCCGGATCCTCGACGCCCAGGGCCCCGAGATCGAGCAGATGGCCGGCTGGCTGAAGGACTGGGACCAGCCCGTCCCGGAGACCGGCCGCGACCACAGCCACGCCGACAGCGGCGAGGAGATGGACATGGGCGGCTCGATGCCCGGGATGATGACCGCCGACGAGATGCAGCAGCTCGAGGACGCGCCCGACGCGGACTTCGAGACGCTGTGGCTGCAGATGATGATCCAGCACCACGAGGGCGCGATCACCATGGCCGAGACCGAGGTCGCGGACGGCGAGTACGCCGACTCCGTCGCCCTCGCACGATCCATCGCGCAGGGCCAGGCCGCCGAGGTCGAGGGGATGAAGGCGATGCTCGCGGAGCAGTGA
- a CDS encoding GMC family oxidoreductase, whose product MAKTGPYRNEADYVVVGSGSSGAAIAGRLAQSGASVIVLEAGKSDDQFLVKKPGMIGPMHAVPQIKAKVDWGFYSTPQKHLLDRKMPVPRGKVVGGSSSINGMVYVRGNRANYDSWAAEGNTGWDADSVNGAYQRMEDFEDGANEYRGAGGPIRITRNKTPQEGTLHFIQATADTLGVKVLDDYNGASQEGVSRMQQNAADGLRYSASRGYLHHLDVPTLQLQSEVMVTRIVIENGRATGVVVTDKKGGTRTIRAGKEVILSAGFVGSPQLLMLSGIGHAQHLRDHGITPVADLPVGDNLHDHMFHALTFHATSSTMKGNASFFAKGLLKEITRGGTFLANSVFESVAFLRTSQATDVPDLQLHLLPWSYVSPNQDAPIRHDVDPRTSITLLSTLIYPKSRGTLRLASRDPLATPLIDFQYLADPADLEVLAEGSEMVREIMGGAAMGGHVKEEIHPGSKLKGSELRDAILNRATSVYHGVGTCRMGVDELAVVGPDLKVRGIDGLRVCDASIMPSITGGNTNAPAIMIGERGADLVLGRA is encoded by the coding sequence ATGGCCAAGACGGGTCCGTACAGGAACGAGGCCGACTACGTCGTCGTCGGCTCGGGCAGCTCCGGGGCCGCGATCGCCGGTCGTCTGGCCCAGTCCGGGGCGAGCGTGATCGTCCTCGAGGCCGGCAAGAGCGACGACCAGTTCCTGGTGAAGAAGCCCGGGATGATCGGCCCGATGCACGCGGTGCCGCAGATCAAGGCCAAGGTCGACTGGGGCTTCTACTCCACGCCGCAGAAGCACCTGCTGGACCGGAAGATGCCGGTCCCGCGGGGCAAGGTGGTCGGCGGCTCGAGCTCGATCAACGGCATGGTCTACGTCCGCGGCAACCGGGCGAACTACGACTCCTGGGCGGCCGAGGGCAACACCGGCTGGGACGCGGACAGCGTCAACGGGGCGTACCAGCGCATGGAGGACTTCGAGGACGGCGCCAACGAGTACCGCGGCGCCGGCGGCCCGATCCGGATCACCCGCAACAAGACCCCGCAGGAGGGCACCCTCCACTTCATCCAGGCCACCGCGGACACGCTCGGCGTCAAGGTCCTCGACGACTACAACGGCGCCTCGCAGGAGGGCGTCAGCCGCATGCAGCAGAACGCCGCCGACGGGCTGCGCTACAGCGCGTCGCGCGGCTACCTCCACCACCTCGACGTCCCGACGCTGCAGCTGCAGTCGGAGGTGATGGTCACCCGGATCGTGATCGAGAACGGCCGCGCCACCGGGGTCGTCGTCACGGACAAGAAGGGCGGCACCCGCACCATCCGCGCGGGCAAGGAGGTCATCCTCTCGGCCGGCTTCGTCGGCTCGCCCCAGCTGCTGATGCTCTCCGGGATCGGTCACGCCCAGCACCTGCGCGACCACGGCATCACGCCGGTCGCGGACCTGCCGGTCGGCGACAACCTGCACGACCACATGTTCCACGCGCTGACCTTCCACGCGACCTCGTCGACGATGAAGGGCAACGCCTCGTTCTTCGCCAAGGGGCTGCTCAAGGAGATCACCCGCGGCGGCACGTTCCTGGCCAACTCGGTCTTCGAGTCCGTCGCGTTCCTGCGCACCTCGCAGGCCACGGACGTGCCCGACCTGCAGCTGCACCTGCTGCCGTGGTCGTACGTCTCCCCGAACCAGGACGCCCCGATCCGTCACGACGTGGACCCGCGTACGTCGATCACGCTGCTGTCGACGCTGATCTACCCCAAGAGCCGCGGCACGCTGCGGCTGGCGTCGCGCGACCCGCTGGCGACCCCGCTGATCGACTTTCAGTACCTCGCCGACCCGGCCGACCTCGAGGTGCTCGCCGAGGGCTCCGAGATGGTCCGCGAGATCATGGGCGGCGCCGCCATGGGCGGCCACGTCAAGGAGGAGATCCACCCCGGGAGCAAGCTCAAGGGCTCCGAGCTGCGCGACGCGATCCTCAACCGCGCGACGTCGGTCTACCACGGCGTCGGGACCTGCCGGATGGGTGTCGACGAGCTCGCCGTCGTCGGGCCGGACCTCAAGGTCCGCGGCATCGACGGGCTCCGGGTCTGCGACGCCTCGATCATGCCGTCGATCACCGGCGGCAACACCAACGCGCCCGCGATCATGATCGGCGAGCGCGGCGCCGACCTCGTCCTCGGAAGGGCCTGA
- a CDS encoding SDR family NAD(P)-dependent oxidoreductase encodes MTSTPASGGVSGRVVVVTGAASGVGHATAAMFRDAGDTVFGLDLHPTVPEGVTYVECNVGDKASVDAAIATCAASGRIDVLANVAGIVQFGRFEQITEAEFDRVHAVDLKGPFLTMQAALPHLKACGGNIVNVSSVAGRVPQPYATAYAAAKGGLTTLTQALALELSPVGIRVNAICPGTVDTPMVAHVASIFPADLEPRLADRLLMQLPGAAIAPAEIAGAIRYLASPEARMITGAVLAFDGGMS; translated from the coding sequence ATGACCAGCACCCCCGCGAGCGGCGGCGTCAGCGGCCGGGTCGTCGTCGTCACCGGGGCGGCGTCCGGCGTCGGCCACGCGACCGCGGCGATGTTCCGCGACGCGGGCGACACGGTCTTCGGCCTCGACCTGCACCCGACGGTCCCCGAGGGCGTGACGTACGTCGAGTGCAACGTCGGCGACAAGGCCTCGGTCGACGCGGCGATCGCCACCTGCGCGGCGTCCGGGCGGATCGACGTGCTCGCGAACGTGGCCGGCATCGTCCAGTTCGGCCGGTTCGAGCAGATCACCGAGGCGGAGTTCGACCGCGTCCACGCCGTCGACCTCAAGGGCCCGTTCCTGACCATGCAGGCCGCGCTGCCGCACCTCAAGGCGTGCGGCGGCAACATCGTCAACGTGTCGTCGGTGGCCGGCCGGGTGCCGCAGCCCTACGCCACGGCGTACGCCGCCGCCAAGGGCGGGCTCACCACGCTCACCCAGGCGCTCGCCCTCGAGCTCTCGCCGGTCGGCATCCGCGTGAACGCGATCTGCCCCGGCACGGTGGACACCCCGATGGTCGCGCACGTCGCCAGCATCTTCCCCGCGGACCTCGAGCCGCGGCTGGCCGACCGGCTGCTCATGCAGCTCCCGGGCGCGGCCATCGCGCCGGCCGAGATCGCCGGGGCGATCCGCTACCTCGCCTCCCCGGAGGCCCGGATGATCACCGGTGCGGTGCTCGCCTTCGACGGCGGCATGAGCTGA
- a CDS encoding HNH endonuclease yields MFTCQGCGAVLAGRASRVFCSNACQREKERQLLVSAWLATGIAHPGTGRHHYVRRFLLEAQAGSCARCGVRSEWNGEPLAFVLDHVDGDAENNRRENLRLVCPNCDSQLPTYKSRNRGRGRHARRERYARGESY; encoded by the coding sequence ATGTTCACGTGTCAGGGATGTGGCGCGGTCCTCGCCGGGCGCGCCTCGCGCGTCTTCTGCAGCAACGCGTGCCAGCGCGAGAAGGAGCGTCAGTTGCTCGTTTCGGCCTGGCTGGCGACGGGGATCGCTCACCCCGGCACGGGGCGTCACCATTACGTTCGTCGCTTCCTGCTCGAAGCGCAGGCTGGCTCATGTGCGCGGTGCGGGGTGCGGTCCGAATGGAACGGCGAGCCGCTTGCTTTCGTTCTCGACCATGTCGACGGCGACGCGGAGAACAACCGTCGCGAGAACCTACGGCTGGTCTGCCCGAACTGTGACTCCCAGCTGCCCACCTACAAGAGCCGCAATCGTGGGCGAGGGCGTCATGCTCGGCGCGAGCGCTACGCACGGGGCGAGTCGTACTGA
- the soxR gene encoding redox-sensitive transcriptional activator SoxR, which produces MSALTIGHLAERAGVATSAIRFYESRGLLASERTSGNQRRYPQAALRRVAFIRTAQQVGLSLDEIADALATLPADHAPTKADWTRLSRAWRPRLDEQIERLERLRDTLDGCIGCGCLSLRTCALTNPDDEVAARGRGAVLLEPGATTAPPSGTPAPDHPRSPR; this is translated from the coding sequence ATGTCCGCCCTGACCATCGGCCACCTGGCCGAGCGCGCCGGGGTGGCGACGTCGGCGATCCGGTTCTACGAGTCCCGCGGGCTGCTGGCCTCGGAGCGGACCTCGGGCAACCAGCGGCGCTACCCGCAGGCGGCGCTGCGCCGGGTCGCGTTCATTCGCACCGCCCAGCAGGTGGGGCTCAGCCTGGACGAGATCGCCGACGCCCTGGCGACCCTGCCCGCCGACCACGCCCCCACCAAGGCCGACTGGACCCGGCTCAGCCGGGCCTGGCGGCCTCGCCTCGACGAGCAGATCGAGCGCCTCGAGCGGCTGCGCGACACCCTCGACGGCTGCATCGGCTGCGGCTGCCTGAGCCTGCGCACCTGTGCCCTGACCAACCCCGACGACGAGGTCGCCGCCCGCGGCCGCGGCGCCGTCCTCCTCGAGCCCGGCGCGACGACCGCGCCTCCTTCCGGCACCCCCGCCCCCGATCACCCACGGAGCCCCCGATGA
- the pdxY gene encoding pyridoxal kinase PdxY gives MKILSVQSSVAYGHVGNSAAVFPLQRLGHEVWPVLTVHFSNHTGYGAWRGPLLPAADVAEVIAGIGDRGVLGEADAVLSGYQGDPAVGAVILDAVARVKSLNPDAVYCCDPVMGDVGRGMFVRPGIPEFMRDTVLPAADVLTPNHFELDFLAGTTTTTLDEVLAAVDAVRARGPRDVLVTSVLHDQVPDGSLDVVAVSDDGAWAVTTPQLPIAPNGCGDVTAALYLAHLLTTGSPAEALAATTSSVFAVLEATIAAGTREIQLVAAQDAIATPPLTFDVRRLR, from the coding sequence GTGAAGATCCTGTCCGTGCAGTCCTCGGTCGCCTACGGCCACGTCGGCAACTCCGCCGCCGTCTTCCCGCTGCAGCGCCTCGGCCACGAGGTCTGGCCGGTGCTGACCGTGCACTTCTCCAACCACACGGGGTACGGCGCGTGGCGCGGCCCGCTGCTGCCGGCCGCCGACGTCGCCGAGGTGATCGCCGGCATCGGCGACCGCGGCGTCCTGGGCGAGGCGGACGCCGTGCTGTCCGGCTACCAGGGCGACCCGGCGGTGGGCGCGGTGATCCTCGACGCCGTCGCGCGGGTGAAGTCGCTGAACCCGGACGCGGTCTACTGCTGCGACCCCGTCATGGGCGACGTGGGCCGCGGCATGTTCGTGCGACCGGGCATCCCGGAGTTCATGCGCGACACCGTGCTGCCGGCCGCCGACGTCCTCACACCCAACCACTTCGAGCTCGACTTCCTCGCCGGCACGACGACGACCACCCTCGACGAGGTCCTGGCCGCGGTCGACGCGGTCCGGGCCCGCGGGCCCCGCGACGTCCTCGTGACGAGCGTCCTCCACGACCAGGTGCCGGACGGGTCGCTGGACGTCGTCGCCGTCTCGGACGACGGCGCGTGGGCCGTCACCACCCCCCAGCTGCCGATCGCGCCGAACGGGTGCGGCGACGTGACCGCGGCGCTCTACCTCGCGCACCTGCTCACGACCGGGTCGCCGGCCGAGGCGCTCGCGGCGACGACGTCGTCGGTCTTCGCGGTGCTGGAGGCGACGATCGCCGCCGGCACCCGGGAGATCCAGCTGGTCGCGGCCCAGGACGCGATCGCGACCCCGCCGCTCACCTTCGACGTACGCCGGCTGCGTTGA
- a CDS encoding serine/threonine-protein kinase: MSDPEVLADRYELGDVLGRGGMADVHRARDLLLGRSVAVKVLRDPTGDESDRRRFTAEARTLAGLNNPGLVMVLDAGITHERPFLVMELVEGPTLGALCDRQPLDAARTRDLGAQVADALAYIHERGVVHRDVKPGNVLVGEGDRVKLADFGIARLIGDTVRHTQTGHAIGTAAYLSPEQVLGEDLTPAADVYSLGLVLLETLTAVRAYPGTPTEAALARLHRPPDVPADLPGDLRDLLTSMTAREAADRPSAAEVATRLRDAPEPGAAPVAAVPDEATRTMLLSQPTPVPTASAAGGASAIDRAGDALARQPAALAAAARRMPPHLRPVAAVGAAILLLIVVAGIASSTGSDGGTDPGSDTTPTPARTSPSGTPSTDASPSGTTSEPAPTTSSTPAVTPPAPGKEPKPPKDKGPGKGPGKGPKKK, from the coding sequence ATGAGCGACCCCGAGGTCCTGGCGGACCGCTACGAGCTCGGCGACGTCCTCGGGCGCGGTGGCATGGCCGACGTGCACCGCGCCCGGGACCTGCTGCTGGGCCGCAGCGTCGCGGTCAAGGTGCTGCGCGACCCGACCGGCGACGAGTCCGACCGACGTCGGTTCACCGCCGAGGCACGCACCCTGGCCGGGCTCAACAACCCCGGCCTGGTCATGGTGCTGGACGCCGGCATCACGCACGAGCGGCCGTTCCTGGTGATGGAGCTCGTCGAGGGGCCGACCCTCGGCGCCCTCTGCGACCGGCAGCCGCTCGACGCCGCCCGGACCCGGGACCTGGGCGCCCAGGTCGCCGACGCGCTCGCCTACATCCACGAGCGCGGGGTGGTCCACCGCGACGTCAAGCCCGGCAACGTCCTCGTCGGGGAAGGGGACCGGGTCAAGCTCGCCGACTTCGGCATCGCGCGACTCATCGGGGACACCGTCCGGCACACCCAGACGGGCCATGCGATCGGCACGGCGGCGTACCTCTCCCCCGAGCAGGTGCTCGGCGAGGACCTCACGCCGGCGGCCGACGTCTACTCCCTCGGGCTGGTGCTGCTGGAGACGCTGACGGCGGTCCGGGCCTACCCCGGCACGCCGACGGAGGCCGCCCTCGCACGGCTGCACCGTCCGCCGGACGTGCCCGCGGACCTGCCCGGCGACCTGCGCGACCTGCTCACCTCGATGACCGCGCGCGAGGCTGCCGACCGCCCCTCGGCCGCCGAGGTCGCCACCCGGCTGCGCGACGCGCCCGAGCCCGGCGCCGCCCCCGTCGCGGCGGTGCCCGACGAGGCCACCCGGACGATGCTGCTCTCGCAGCCCACACCCGTGCCGACCGCGTCCGCGGCTGGCGGCGCCTCGGCCATCGACCGTGCCGGCGACGCCCTCGCCCGCCAGCCCGCAGCCCTCGCGGCCGCGGCGCGCCGGATGCCGCCGCACCTGCGCCCCGTCGCCGCCGTCGGCGCCGCGATCCTGCTGCTCATCGTCGTGGCCGGCATCGCGTCCTCGACCGGCTCGGACGGCGGCACGGACCCGGGCTCGGACACCACCCCGACCCCGGCCCGGACGTCGCCGTCGGGCACGCCCTCGACCGACGCCTCCCCCAGCGGGACCACCTCGGAGCCGGCCCCGACGACGTCGTCGACCCCCGCGGTCACGCCGCCCGCGCCCGGCAAGGAGCCGAAGCCGCCCAAGGACAAGGGGCCCGGCAAGGGACCCGGCAAGGGGCCGAAGAAGAAGTGA
- a CDS encoding glycoside hydrolase family 13 protein, which produces MSLLHEPHHDGSPTYVDQEVPTLGWAVPVRVRTWAGDPVEAVWIRTTYDAEPTYHACAVVAHDEHSVWWEGTLPVHNPVTHYRFLLADEHGDQRWLTGAGIVAHDPPDAFDYRITSHAAAPDWGRDGVVYQVFPDRFARSAAADERPTPAWAVPAGWDDEVVFEGSDPHTPLQLFGGDLDGLTEHLDHVTEVGATILYTTPVFPGESNHRYNASTFDGVDPLLGGDDAYARLSTAVHERGMRLLGDLTTNHTGDTHEWFVSASRDPASPTRSWYYFGHDGSYECWMGHGTLPKLNLADPGLRAAMVEGSDSVVARWLRPPYDVDGWRIDVANMTGRLGMLDVNHDVARAVRRTADAERPDPLVIGEHNHDASGDLDGDGWHGTMNYSGFSWPVWSWLRDPDSQARAFGRPVQVPRRGGPAVQRTLREWQARYGWRASSQSWNILGSHDSARIRTVTGSGAAHRVAAGLQFTLPGVPMVFAGDEIGLEGVLGEDSRRTMPWDRPETWDGETFATYASLARLRTEHDALRRGGLRWAHVDEDALVFVREHPSGSLLVAARRDAGVHIDLPAGPLGFVDGTPLLADEALTSIDGVVTIPACAGATFGVWRL; this is translated from the coding sequence ATGAGCCTCCTGCACGAGCCCCACCACGACGGCTCCCCGACGTACGTCGACCAGGAGGTGCCCACGCTCGGCTGGGCCGTCCCGGTGCGGGTCCGCACCTGGGCCGGCGACCCGGTCGAGGCGGTCTGGATCCGCACGACGTACGACGCGGAGCCGACGTACCACGCCTGCGCCGTCGTCGCGCACGACGAGCACAGCGTCTGGTGGGAGGGCACGCTGCCGGTGCACAACCCGGTGACGCACTACCGCTTCCTGCTCGCCGACGAGCACGGCGACCAGCGCTGGCTGACCGGTGCCGGCATCGTGGCGCACGACCCGCCGGACGCCTTCGACTACCGGATCACCTCGCACGCGGCGGCGCCGGACTGGGGGCGCGACGGCGTGGTCTACCAGGTGTTCCCGGACCGCTTCGCGCGCTCCGCGGCCGCCGACGAGCGGCCGACGCCGGCCTGGGCGGTGCCGGCCGGGTGGGACGACGAGGTCGTCTTCGAGGGCTCCGACCCGCACACCCCGCTGCAGCTCTTCGGCGGCGACCTGGACGGCCTGACCGAGCACCTCGACCACGTGACCGAGGTCGGCGCGACGATCCTCTACACGACCCCGGTCTTCCCGGGCGAGAGCAACCACCGCTACAACGCCTCGACCTTCGACGGCGTCGACCCGCTGCTCGGCGGCGACGACGCCTACGCCCGCCTGTCGACGGCGGTGCACGAGCGCGGCATGCGGCTGCTGGGCGACCTCACGACCAACCACACCGGCGACACCCACGAGTGGTTCGTCTCGGCCTCGCGGGACCCGGCCTCGCCGACCCGCAGCTGGTACTACTTCGGCCACGACGGCAGCTACGAGTGCTGGATGGGCCACGGCACCCTGCCCAAGCTCAACCTCGCCGACCCGGGCCTGCGCGCCGCGATGGTCGAGGGCAGTGACAGCGTCGTGGCGCGCTGGCTGCGCCCGCCGTACGACGTGGACGGCTGGCGCATCGACGTCGCCAACATGACCGGGCGGCTCGGGATGCTCGACGTCAACCACGACGTCGCCCGCGCCGTGCGCCGCACCGCCGACGCCGAGCGACCGGACCCGCTCGTGATCGGCGAGCACAACCACGACGCCTCGGGCGACCTCGACGGCGACGGCTGGCACGGCACGATGAACTACTCCGGCTTCTCCTGGCCGGTGTGGTCGTGGCTGCGCGACCCGGACTCCCAGGCCCGTGCCTTCGGCCGGCCGGTGCAGGTGCCCCGCCGCGGCGGCCCGGCGGTGCAGCGGACGCTGCGCGAGTGGCAGGCGCGCTACGGCTGGCGCGCCTCCTCGCAGTCGTGGAACATCCTCGGCTCGCACGACAGCGCCCGGATCCGCACGGTCACCGGCTCCGGCGCCGCGCACCGGGTGGCCGCCGGCCTGCAGTTCACGCTGCCCGGCGTCCCGATGGTCTTCGCCGGTGACGAGATCGGCCTCGAGGGCGTGCTCGGCGAGGACTCGCGGCGCACCATGCCGTGGGATCGCCCGGAGACGTGGGACGGCGAGACGTTCGCGACGTACGCCTCGCTCGCGCGGCTGCGCACCGAGCACGACGCCCTGCGCCGCGGCGGTCTGCGCTGGGCGCACGTCGACGAGGACGCGCTGGTCTTCGTCCGCGAGCACCCGTCCGGCTCGCTGCTGGTGGCCGCGCGGCGCGACGCCGGCGTCCACATCGACCTGCCCGCCGGCCCGCTCGGCTTCGTCGACGGCACGCCGCTGCTCGCCGACGAGGCGCTGACCTCGATCGACGGCGTCGTCACGATCCCGGCCTGCGCGGGTGCGACGTTCGGGGTCTGGCGGCTCTGA